AGGCCGTGTTCGCCGCGATCCCCGAGCAGGTGGCGGATTACGCGTCGCACGAACTGCGGCGGCGCACGCCCGAGCGGGCCACCGCGCGCGAGCCGGCCGTCTGGTGGCTGCTGGTCCTCGGACTGGGGCTCACCGCAGCGCTCTGCCTGTGCGCGGCGCTCCCGGCGTGGCTCGCCCGAACGGCGATGCTGGCCGCGCAGGGCCTGTTCCTGGCCATGGCGAGCTTCCGGCTCGCCGCCCTGGCCATCAGGGCCCCGGTGTCTGCGGACGCGACGGTGCCGCTCGCCGATGCGGATCTGCCGGTCTACACGGTGCTGGTCCCGCTCCGCCGCGAGGCGGCGGTGGTGCCGCACCTGCTCAAGGCGCTGGCCGCCCTCGATTATCCGGCGGCCAAGCTCGACATCAAGCTGCTGCTGGAGGCGGACGACCCGGAGACCGGACCGGCCCTCGCCCGGATCCCGCTGCCGGCGCGGTTCGAGGTGATCACGGTGCCGCCCGGCGGCCCCCGTACCAAGCCGCGGGCCCTCAACGCGGCGCTGCCGCTCGCCCGCGGCGCCCTGCTGACCGTCTACGACGCCGAGGACGCACCCGATCCCGGGCAATTGCGGCTGGCGGCCACCCTGTTCGCGCGCCTGCCCGACCGCGTCGCCTGTCTCCAGGGGCGGCTGGTGATCGACAATGCCGGCGATTCCCGGCTCGCCCGCGCCTTCGCCCTCGAATATGCGGGCCTGTTCGACGTGCTGAACCCGGCGCTGGCGCGGTGCGGCCTGCCGGTGCCGCTCGGCGGCACCTCCATGCACCTGCGCACCGACGTGCTGCGGGCGCTGAACGGGTGGGATCCGTTCAACGTCACCGAGGATGCCGATCTCGGGATTCGCCTGGCGCTGGCGGGCTACACCGTCGGCGACCTGCCGAGCCCCACCTTCGAGGAGGCGCCGGCCCGGCTCGCCCCGTGGCTCGCCCAGCGCACCCGCTGGCTGAAGGGCCTGATCCAGACCAGCCTCACCCACGGGCGCCGGCCGCTCGCCAACGCGCGCAGCCTCGGCGGGCTGGAGACGCTCTGCGCCGCCGCGCTGGTGCCGGGCACGGTCGCGTCGGCGCTCGCCTATCCGGTCTGCCTCGCCGCGGCGGCCTGGGACTTCCTGGTCCTGGACATCGCGGCGGCGCCCGCCTTCCTCGACAACCTCCCCACGGGGCTCGCGATCACGCTCTTCGGGACGGGGCTGGCGGCGCTGATCCTGCCGGCCCTGCTCGGCTGCGCCCGGCGCGGCTGGGGCGACCTCGCCCGGTCGGCCGTCTGGATGCCGCTCTACTTCCTGCTGATCAGCCTGGCCGCCTGGCTGGCGCTGGTCGAGCTGCTCCGCGCCCCGGAGCGCTGGAACAAGACCCGGCACGGCCTAGCGCGGACCTCGCGCAGGGGCCGGGCGCATCGGCCCGCAGGCACGCCCGGCACCCTGCGACATTTGGAGCCGGCCTGCGGCGGGCGCGGGGCCGGGGAATGCGGTTTCTCCTGATCTGGATCAGCCCGATCGATCGACGCTGCCGCTAGCCTTGAGCCTCGGACGTCGCCTGCGCTGCGGTGGCCGGTCATTCTCCACAGGGTGGAGCGAGCGATGCCGGCCTATCATCTCCGACGGACCCTGGAGCACGCGGACGGCCGCTCGGGCCTCGCCTTCGCCTCCGACAGTCTGGAGGCGGCCGACGCCGACGCCGCGATCCTCAAGGCCCGGGAGCTCTGCCGCAAGGCCGCCGGCATGCTGCTGACCGGGGCGGTGCTGATGGATCCGGTCGGGCGGATCCTGTGGTCGTTCAGCCTGGCGCTGGCCCGGGAGCCGCTCTGCGTCCGGGCCACGAGCTGAGCCCGGACGCAACGCAGGGGGCCCTCGCGCCGTTGTCGGTCCATGGCGTATCCCTGATGGCAACGATCGCGATCCTGATCGGCACGCAGGCCGGCGCCCGGCTGCTGGCCGCCGCCTCGGAGCGGGAGGCGGCCCTCTCGGCCGAGGCCTTCCTGCGACGCCTGCCGGTCCGGACCCTCCCGGCCCCGCTCTGGGTCCAGTGCGACGACCCGGCGGTCAGCGGACGGCTCACCGCCTATCTCAACGGCCTGCAGGATGAGCAGGTGCGCGAGCGCGACGCCCGGGTCTGATCGGGCTCCCGCCCGCGCGGATTCCCCTTTTACCCGCCATGGTCTAACGCCCGGAGCGTGAGTGACGTGCGCGACGAGGGACGATCCGGCATGAGCGAGGCGACCGCCGGGGCGATGTCCCGGGAGCTGCCCGGGGAGGCGCCGCTGCACAGGCTCCTGCGCCTGATGGCGACCCTGCGCGACCCGGTCCGCGGCTGCCCCTGGGACGTGGCGCAGACACCCGCGACCATCGTGCCCTACACGATCGAGGAGGCCTACGAGGTCGCCGACGCGGTGGCGCGCGGTGATCGCGACGACCTGCGCGACGAACTCGGCGACCTGCTGCTCCAGGTGGTGTTCCAGGCGCAGATGGCCGAGGAGGCCGGCGCCTTCGCGTTCGGCGACGTGGCGCGGGCGATCGGCGACAAGCTGGTCCGCCGCCATCCGCACGTCTTCGACCGGGACGGGCAGCCTCTGCCCGCGGGCTCGCCGCTGCGTGATCCGGCGCAGGTCGAGGCGCAATGGGCGGTGATCAAGGCGCAGGAGCGAGCGCACCGGTCCGCGGCCTCCGGCGCCGCGGAGACCGCGCCGGACCCGCTCGGCGGCGTCGCCCGCGCGCTCCCGGCCCTCGCCCGGGCGGAGAAGATCTCCCGGCGGGCGGCGGCCTACGGCTTCGACTGGGGCGACGCCGCGCAGGTCATCGACAAGGTCCGCGAGGAGACCGACGAGGTCGCCGAAGCCCTGGAGGCGGGCGCCCCGCAGGCCCTCGCAGAGGAGATCGGCGATCTCCTGTTCTCGGTGGCCAACCTCGCGCGGCATGCCGGGATCGACCCGGAGACAGCTCTGCGCGACGGCACCGCCAAGTTCGAGCGCCGCTTCGCCGCGATGGCGGAGCACCTGCGGGCGGCGGGCGGCGAACTCGGCCGCTCGGACCTCGCCGCCATGGAGGCGGCTTGGCAGGCGGCCAAGCGCGACGAGGCGGCCGGCGGCGCGTGAGCGCGCGCGGCGATCGCCCGCGCCGCGCGGGGGCCTGCTCTCGAGGGCTCGACAGGCGGCGTTCGGCGGATATGTTCCGCGCATGCGCCCGACCCTGCCCATCCTCACGACGCTCGCCGCCCTCGCCGCCCTGGCGTCGCTGTCCCGGCCCGCCGCTGCCGAGACGGTCGTCCAGGAACGCTTCGGCTGCCACACCCAGGAGGTCACGGACCGCCTGTTCAAGCTGGTCATGGCCGGCGACGAGGAGGGGTTTGGGCGGCTGCTGCACGTCAGTCTCGCCAGCGGCGAATGCCGGTCCTGGAAGCTCGGCGAGGAGGTCCGGCTCGAATCCCGGACGATGAGCTACGGCTGCCTCGCCCTGACGAACAGCCAGGATCGCTGCTACTGGACCCCGCTCAGCGCGATCGAGAAGGCGGGCTGAGCCCTTCGCGTTCCGCCGGGCGGCGGGTGCCGGGATCCGCGCGGTCCGGCACCGCCGCGGCGGTGCCGGATGCAGGTGCGCTCAGGCGGCCTTCTTCGAGCCCTTGGCCTTCGGGGCCTCGCCGTCCTCGGCATCGCCGGCGGCGTTGATCGACTCGGCGATCTTCGAGAGCAGGGCGTCGGTCTTCTTCTCCTCCTGCAGGGTCTCGTCCAAGAGCTTGGCGGCCTCGCCGTAGCCGAGCTGGCCGGCCCAGGTCTTCAGGGTGCCGTAGCGGCTGATCTCGTAATGCTCCACCGCCTGGGCGCAGGCGGCCAGCACCGCGTCGGCGGCCGGGCTGCCCTCGAAATCCTCGAGATCCTCCTCCATCTCGGAGACAATGCCCTGCATCGCCTCGCAGGTCTTGGCCCGGGCGGGCTTCCCGATGATCTCGAAGACCTGCGTCAGGCGCTCCACCTGCTGGGCGCTCTCCTCGGCATGGGTCTCGAAGGCTTGGCGCAACTCCGCGTGCTCCGCGGACTTGGCGGACTTCTTGAGGGCCTTCACCGATTGCTTCTCGGCGTAATAGACGTCCTTCAGGGTCTCGTAGAAGGCGTCGTGCAGCGTCTTCTGCTTGGCCATGGCGGTCTGTCTCCATCGGGGGCCGCTGGCGGGTAGCGCGGCTTCCGGACGGGGAACGCGGGTCCCGCCGGTCGTATCCGGACGATATCTTCGACCTGTGGAGGAACCTTTCGCGGCTCAGGTGCCCGCCCCGTCCGGGCGCGTCTTACGGCGTGGGCCGACGCCCGCCGGGTCGGATCCGGCCGGCTTGATCCCCGGTGGCTTAGGTTTCGCTGCCTTGGGTCCCGACAGTTTGGGCTGCAGGCGGTCCAGAGCGATCTCGAGGGCGCGCTCGACCGCGTCGCGATCCGGCAGGGTGTCTGGAAGCGGCGGGCGCGTTCGGCCCGGATCGCGGCGCCTCGTCATGGAATCCGCCCGTATCGGGACCACGCGGCCCGGTATTCCGGCGCGCGCGGCAGCTGGCGGGCAGTCTATCGCCCGGATCACAGGATCAAAGCCTGCCGTGATCCCGGGATCCCAGGATCCTGTGATCAAGGTTCCTGGATCGTTGCTGGCCGGTCGCGCGGGACGACCCCGCCGGGTGGCGGAGCATCCCCGGATGTCTTGGCGCCTGCCCCGAACAACCGACCGCGTCGGCGGAACGGCCAGTCGATCAGCCCGCCGGCCCAGAGCGCCGCCCAGACGAAGACCGGCTGAAACGCCAAGCGCGGGCCGTGGTACCACCAGGAATCCGGGATGCCGTCGATGTGGACGTGCGCGAAGGCGTGCTTGAGGTTCGCCGGGTAGACGCAGACCGCGTAGAGCGCGAGGCCGATCGCGGCCGCGCGCCGGAACTGCCGGGTCAGAAGCCCGATGGCGCCGGCGATCTCGCACAGGCCGGTGACCAGGATGACCAGCCGCGGCGCCAGCACCCAGCCGGGCATCAGCGGCAGCATCGCGTCGGTCGCCGCGAGATGCACGATCCCGATGAAAGCGTAGAGGGCCGCGAGCCCGTAGCGGAGCCGCCGACGGCCCGTCGCGAGCGCCGGATCGGTCACGCGACGACGTCCGACGCCACGCCGCAGGCCTCGGCCACCGAGGCCGTGAGCGCCGCGCTCAGTCGGGCCACCGCCGGGTGCCGGGCGCTAGCGAAGGCGGTGTCGCCGATCGCCGTCACGGGGGCCAGGAGCCGCAGCGAGTTGGTCAGGACCACGGCCTCGGCCGCGCGCCATTCCGGCAGGCTCAGCGACCGTTCCTCGGCCCGCAGCCCGCATCCGGCGGCGAGGCCGAGGATCTCCGCCCGGACGATGCCGGCCAGCACGCCGTCGGTGAGCGGCGGCGTTACCAGACTCTGCCCGAACAGCGCGAACAGGTTGCCGGTGCCCGCACAGGCGACGTGCCCTCGTGTGTTGCAGAACAAAGCCTCGTCGAAGCCCGCCGCGGCGGCCTCCCGGGCGGCCAGAACCGCGTCGAGGTAGCCGAGCGTCTTCAGCCGGGCGGCGGGCGAGGTCTCGTTGCGGGCGACCGGCGTCGGCCACAGGCGCAGGGGCGCGAAGGCCGCGCTCCGGGCGCTCGGCGCCGCGGTGGCGAACAGCGTCGGGCGCGGATCGTCCGGCGGCTTGAGGCCGCGCGGGCCGGAGCCGCGGGTGAGGGTGGTGCGGATCGCCAGCCGCTCCCCCTGCCCGGCGAGCGCCCGGAGGGCCTCGCGGATCCGCTCCGGCTCGGCGGGGATCCCGAGCCCGCCGGCGGAGGCCACGAGCCGGTCGATATGCGCCGCCTCGAAAGCGACCCGGCCGCCGAGGGCGAGGGCCGTGTCGAACAGGCCGTCGCCCAGCGTCAGGCCGCGATCGGTGAGGTCGAGCGGCGCGGTCGTGCCGGAGACGATCGCGCCGTCACGCCACAGCATCGCTCGGCCCCGCCTGCCGGTCGCGGCCCGCCCGCCACGCGCGGGCCAGTCCCAGGAAATTGCCGAACAGGGCGTGGCCGCCCTCGGTCAGCACCGATTCCGGATGGAACTGGATGCCGTAGGTCGGGTGGGTCCGGTGCGAGAGCGCCATCACCTCGCCCTCCTGCGAGACCGCGTCGACAGAGAGATGCTGCGCCATGTCGGGGCCGGGCGTCACCACCAGCGAGTGGTAGCGCCCCACCGGCATCGGCGCCGGCAGCCCGGCGAACAGCCGCTCGCCCTGGTGGGCAATCGGCGTCATCTGCCCGTGAAGCGGGCGCTGCGCCCGCTCGACCGTGCCGCCGAAGGCCGCGCCGATCGCCTGATGGCCGAGGCAGACCCCGAGGATCGGCACCGCCCCCGACAGGTCGCGGATCGCCGGGAGCGAGATCCCGGCCTCCGCGGGGGTGCAGGGGCCGGGCGAGACCACCAGGGCCTCGGGCGCCAGCGCCCGGATGCCGGCGACGTCGAGGGCGTCGTTGCGCACGACCCGGACCTCTTCCCCCAGCTCCTCCAGGTAGCGGACGACGTTGAAGACGAACGAGTCGTAGTTGTCGAGGACGAGGATCATGCGAAGGCCTCGAACACGCGCTCGGCCTTGGCCAGGGTCTCGTCGTATTCCGGGCCGGGCTCCGACAGCAGGGTCACACCGCCGCCGGCCTGCAGGACGGCCTGGCGATCGTCCATGAACACCGTCCGGATCGCGATCGAGGTGTCGAGCGCCCCGTCGAAGCCGATCCGGCCGATGGCGCCGCAATAGAGCTCCCGGGCGTCGCCCTCGATCTCCGTGATGATGTCCATGGCGCGGATCTTCGGGGCGCCGGTGATCGAGCCCCCGGGGAAGGTCCCTTCCAGGAGGTCGAGGGCGTCGAGCCCGTCGCGGAGGTCTCCGGTCACCACCGAGACCAGATGGTGGACGCCCGCGTAGGTCTCCAGGCCGCACAGGGTGGGCACGGCGACGCTGCCCGGGGCGCAGACCCGGGACAGGTCGTTGCGCAGCAGGTCGACGATCATGACGTTCTCGGCCCGCTCCTTGACGGAGGCCAGCAGC
This window of the Methylobacterium tardum genome carries:
- a CDS encoding glycosyltransferase family 2 protein, with the translated sequence MSFQRPPAGQAALPPEIAFLQAEGVDGQLLIRAAAAAAEAGTDAATALLQAGLMAEAAYYRALARALDAPYLDGPIPFGLGLRFPDSVAAGLAPLAPGAVAPCVLAPRGRMIADLLDGPRRASRPAITSPTRLREAVFAAIPEQVADYASHELRRRTPERATAREPAVWWLLVLGLGLTAALCLCAALPAWLARTAMLAAQGLFLAMASFRLAALAIRAPVSADATVPLADADLPVYTVLVPLRREAAVVPHLLKALAALDYPAAKLDIKLLLEADDPETGPALARIPLPARFEVITVPPGGPRTKPRALNAALPLARGALLTVYDAEDAPDPGQLRLAATLFARLPDRVACLQGRLVIDNAGDSRLARAFALEYAGLFDVLNPALARCGLPVPLGGTSMHLRTDVLRALNGWDPFNVTEDADLGIRLALAGYTVGDLPSPTFEEAPARLAPWLAQRTRWLKGLIQTSLTHGRRPLANARSLGGLETLCAAALVPGTVASALAYPVCLAAAAWDFLVLDIAAAPAFLDNLPTGLAITLFGTGLAALILPALLGCARRGWGDLARSAVWMPLYFLLISLAAWLALVELLRAPERWNKTRHGLARTSRRGRAHRPAGTPGTLRHLEPACGGRGAGECGFS
- the mazG gene encoding nucleoside triphosphate pyrophosphohydrolase translates to MSEATAGAMSRELPGEAPLHRLLRLMATLRDPVRGCPWDVAQTPATIVPYTIEEAYEVADAVARGDRDDLRDELGDLLLQVVFQAQMAEEAGAFAFGDVARAIGDKLVRRHPHVFDRDGQPLPAGSPLRDPAQVEAQWAVIKAQERAHRSAASGAAETAPDPLGGVARALPALARAEKISRRAAAYGFDWGDAAQVIDKVREETDEVAEALEAGAPQALAEEIGDLLFSVANLARHAGIDPETALRDGTAKFERRFAAMAEHLRAAGGELGRSDLAAMEAAWQAAKRDEAAGGA
- a CDS encoding ferritin-like domain-containing protein is translated as MAKQKTLHDAFYETLKDVYYAEKQSVKALKKSAKSAEHAELRQAFETHAEESAQQVERLTQVFEIIGKPARAKTCEAMQGIVSEMEEDLEDFEGSPAADAVLAACAQAVEHYEISRYGTLKTWAGQLGYGEAAKLLDETLQEEKKTDALLSKIAESINAAGDAEDGEAPKAKGSKKAA
- a CDS encoding DoxX family protein, whose product is MTDPALATGRRRLRYGLAALYAFIGIVHLAATDAMLPLMPGWVLAPRLVILVTGLCEIAGAIGLLTRQFRRAAAIGLALYAVCVYPANLKHAFAHVHIDGIPDSWWYHGPRLAFQPVFVWAALWAGGLIDWPFRRRGRLFGAGAKTSGDAPPPGGVVPRDRPATIQEP
- a CDS encoding aminotransferase class IV translates to MLWRDGAIVSGTTAPLDLTDRGLTLGDGLFDTALALGGRVAFEAAHIDRLVASAGGLGIPAEPERIREALRALAGQGERLAIRTTLTRGSGPRGLKPPDDPRPTLFATAAPSARSAAFAPLRLWPTPVARNETSPAARLKTLGYLDAVLAAREAAAAGFDEALFCNTRGHVACAGTGNLFALFGQSLVTPPLTDGVLAGIVRAEILGLAAGCGLRAEERSLSLPEWRAAEAVVLTNSLRLLAPVTAIGDTAFASARHPAVARLSAALTASVAEACGVASDVVA
- a CDS encoding anthranilate synthase component II — translated: MILVLDNYDSFVFNVVRYLEELGEEVRVVRNDALDVAGIRALAPEALVVSPGPCTPAEAGISLPAIRDLSGAVPILGVCLGHQAIGAAFGGTVERAQRPLHGQMTPIAHQGERLFAGLPAPMPVGRYHSLVVTPGPDMAQHLSVDAVSQEGEVMALSHRTHPTYGIQFHPESVLTEGGHALFGNFLGLARAWRAGRDRQAGPSDAVA